In one window of Massilibacterium senegalense DNA:
- a CDS encoding succinate dehydrogenase cytochrome b558 subunit has translation MAGNPEFFNRKLHSLLGVIPVSVFVTQHLVVNHFATNGAESFNNAANFMANLPFRYFLEIFIIFLPLLYHAVYGLYYAFQAKPNTNRFGYFRNWAFLLQRVTGVFTLIFLAWHVWQTRIAAAMGATVDFNMMAEILANGGMLAFYIIGVLSAVFHLANGLWSFCVSWGITITPRSQKINTYVTMGIFVLLSIVALRAIFAFTNPELANM, from the coding sequence ATGGCAGGTAATCCAGAATTTTTTAATCGTAAGCTTCACTCACTATTAGGCGTTATTCCTGTTTCCGTATTCGTTACTCAACATTTAGTTGTGAACCACTTTGCGACGAATGGGGCAGAATCTTTTAATAACGCTGCAAACTTTATGGCGAATTTACCATTTCGCTATTTCTTAGAAATTTTTATTATCTTTTTACCTCTTTTATACCATGCGGTTTATGGTCTTTATTATGCATTCCAAGCTAAACCAAACACAAATCGTTTCGGATATTTCCGCAACTGGGCATTCCTATTACAACGTGTAACAGGTGTATTTACTTTAATATTCCTTGCATGGCACGTATGGCAAACTCGTATCGCAGCAGCAATGGGGGCAACAGTTGATTTCAACATGATGGCGGAAATTCTTGCAAATGGAGGTATGCTTGCGTTTTACATAATAGGTGTACTTTCAGCAGTATTCCACTTAGCAAATGGCTTATGGTCATTCTGTGTAAGTTGGGGAATTACAATCACACCTCGTTCGCAAAAAATCAACACTTATGTGACAATGGGTATTTTTGTGTTATTATCAATCGTTGCACTTCGTGCAATCTTTGCATTCACAAATCCAGAATTAGCAAATATGTAA
- a CDS encoding DUF2507 domain-containing protein, with product MKKLITWDEWKEAYDSQSINSFGYDMLKEVLLNDILGKEEDFILYLAGRHLARKFPCTSIEELEEMCHWFGFGSLIIEKEKKNGMWLKLTSTEIEKRLQVFTKPSFQLEAGFIAEQIQHFKRCITEATEEKRKKDAVFFFVQWDPSDSIEDA from the coding sequence ATGAAAAAACTGATAACTTGGGATGAGTGGAAAGAAGCATATGATTCACAAAGCATCAATTCATTTGGCTATGATATGTTAAAGGAAGTACTACTTAATGATATTTTAGGTAAAGAGGAAGATTTTATTCTTTATTTAGCAGGGCGACATTTAGCACGAAAGTTCCCTTGCACGTCGATAGAAGAATTGGAAGAAATGTGCCACTGGTTCGGGTTTGGTTCTTTGATCATTGAAAAAGAAAAGAAGAATGGCATGTGGTTAAAACTTACTTCTACTGAAATAGAAAAAAGATTGCAGGTGTTTACGAAACCTTCCTTCCAATTAGAAGCAGGATTTATCGCAGAACAAATTCAACATTTTAAACGATGTATAACAGAAGCAACCGAAGAAAAGCGAAAAAAAGATGCTGTCTTTTTCTTTGTTCAATGGGATCCATCCGATTCCATTGAAGACGCTTAA
- the bioB gene encoding biotin synthase BioB → MTQWTQLAEEVIGGKRISDEEAMAILTSDDKELLALIDGAYKIRHHYFGNRVRLNKIINAKSGMCPENCGYCSQSSIANTGVEKYSFVNKETILEGAKRANDQKIGTYCIVASGRGPSEKEIDNVVEAVKEIKDKYNLTVCACLGLLNENQATRLKEAGVDRYNHNLNTSENHHEEITTSHTYQDRVNTVNVAKEAGISPCSGVIVGMKETKEDVVKMARELHALDADSIPVNFLNAIDGTPLEGTKELDPRYCLKVLSLFRFINPTKEIRISGGREVNLGTLQPLGLYIATSIFVGDYLTTEGQMASSDFQMLKDLGFEIDFADEAVAI, encoded by the coding sequence ATGACTCAATGGACACAATTAGCAGAAGAAGTTATCGGTGGTAAAAGAATTTCAGATGAAGAAGCAATGGCCATTTTAACTAGTGATGATAAAGAATTATTAGCTTTAATAGACGGAGCATACAAAATTCGTCATCACTATTTTGGAAACCGTGTACGTTTAAATAAAATCATTAATGCAAAATCTGGTATGTGCCCAGAAAACTGTGGATACTGTTCACAATCCTCTATTGCCAACACAGGTGTGGAAAAATATAGTTTCGTGAACAAAGAAACTATTTTAGAAGGGGCAAAACGTGCAAACGATCAAAAAATCGGTACATACTGTATCGTAGCAAGTGGACGTGGCCCAAGTGAAAAAGAAATCGATAATGTAGTGGAAGCGGTAAAAGAAATTAAAGATAAATACAATTTAACTGTATGTGCGTGTTTAGGTTTATTAAACGAAAACCAAGCAACACGTTTAAAAGAAGCTGGTGTAGACCGTTACAACCACAACTTAAATACATCTGAAAATCATCACGAAGAAATTACAACATCTCATACATACCAAGATCGTGTAAACACAGTAAACGTTGCAAAAGAAGCTGGAATTTCGCCATGTTCTGGTGTAATCGTAGGGATGAAAGAAACAAAAGAAGATGTGGTGAAAATGGCACGTGAGCTTCATGCATTAGATGCTGACTCTATCCCAGTAAACTTCTTAAACGCAATTGATGGTACACCTTTAGAAGGAACAAAAGAATTAGATCCGCGTTATTGCCTGAAAGTACTTTCTTTATTCCGTTTTATTAACCCAACAAAAGAAATCCGTATTTCAGGTGGACGTGAAGTGAACTTAGGAACATTACAACCACTTGGTTTATACATAGCAACCTCTATCTTTGTTGGTGACTACTTAACAACAGAAGGGCAAATGGCTTCAAGTGACTTCCAAATGTTAAAAGATTTAGGATTTGAAATTGATTTTGCTGATGAAGCTGTTGCTATTTAA
- a CDS encoding aspartate kinase: MQIIVQNFNQFAMNHLEQVADKMIQATRQKKSVVAVVEMSAANQTYLKKMTAPVSRFTGREGDMLSASGAQIEAARLASYLCEKGHDSIAFTGWQAGIETDHTFSQARLLALKTNHLKDWLKKGKMVVIAANQGMTGELDISTLGEGGADTTAVALAASLRAEKCEYFSKEEGLFSAPKQWVQKAQKLPYVTYDELLELSETSLIHPRAIEFAKQYNVNVEIRSLFKQMPGTMVGEECSLEQNLLVRSITFIDNVTKITLEGKKQKKLNVAGVFSTLADNGINVDIIIQNTYELDHSIISFSIDSKDVEKVEKILSKQKEELQYSSIEVENELAKVSIVGSGMIFYPGVAAKMFQALSDEKIRIKMISTSEIKISTVIPREDMIRAVDILHDSFELNIEDKEVEF; the protein is encoded by the coding sequence ATGCAAATTATCGTTCAAAATTTTAATCAATTTGCAATGAATCATTTAGAACAAGTGGCGGATAAAATGATACAAGCAACTAGACAAAAAAAGAGTGTTGTTGCCGTGGTAGAAATGAGCGCAGCAAATCAAACGTATCTAAAAAAAATGACAGCACCCGTTTCGCGTTTTACAGGAAGAGAAGGTGACATGCTTTCTGCAAGTGGAGCACAAATAGAAGCAGCTCGTTTAGCTTCTTATTTATGTGAAAAAGGCCATGATTCAATTGCTTTTACTGGATGGCAAGCGGGAATTGAAACAGATCATACATTTTCGCAGGCCAGATTATTAGCGTTAAAAACGAATCATCTAAAAGATTGGTTAAAAAAAGGAAAAATGGTCGTTATTGCGGCCAATCAAGGAATGACTGGAGAATTAGATATTTCCACATTAGGAGAAGGCGGAGCAGATACGACAGCTGTCGCCTTAGCTGCCAGTTTACGTGCGGAAAAATGCGAATATTTCTCCAAGGAAGAAGGGCTTTTTTCTGCTCCTAAACAGTGGGTTCAAAAGGCACAAAAATTGCCATATGTGACGTATGATGAATTATTAGAGCTAAGTGAAACGTCGCTTATTCATCCTCGTGCTATTGAATTTGCTAAGCAATATAATGTTAATGTGGAAATTCGCTCTCTTTTTAAACAAATGCCAGGAACGATGGTTGGGGAGGAATGTTCATTGGAACAAAATTTACTCGTAAGAAGTATTACCTTTATCGATAACGTAACAAAAATAACGCTAGAAGGGAAAAAACAAAAAAAATTAAATGTCGCTGGTGTGTTTTCTACGTTAGCGGATAATGGAATAAACGTCGATATTATTATTCAAAATACATATGAATTAGATCACTCTATCATTTCTTTTTCAATTGATTCAAAAGATGTAGAAAAAGTAGAAAAAATCTTATCTAAACAGAAGGAAGAGTTGCAGTATAGTAGTATCGAAGTAGAAAATGAATTAGCGAAAGTATCGATTGTGGGATCAGGAATGATATTTTATCCTGGTGTAGCAGCTAAAATGTTTCAAGCACTGTCAGATGAAAAAATTAGGATTAAAATGATTAGTACGTCAGAAATCAAAATATCTACTGTTATTCCAAGAGAAGATATGATTCGTGCCGTTGATATTTTACATGACTCCTTTGAATTAAATATAGAAGATAAAGAAGTAGAATTCTAA
- the uvrC gene encoding excinuclease ABC subunit UvrC has translation MNDQLTHKLSLLPEQPGCYLMKNVHGTIIYVGKAKNLRNRVRSYFTGSHDGKTQQLVSQIVDFEYIITSSDVEAYLLEINLIQKHDPKYNILLKDDKSYPYIKITNEKQPRLVITRKVKKDGGKYFGPYPNVMAANETKKLLDRLYPLRKCSKIPTRICLYYHMGQCLAPCVNDVQKEENDQIIHEISRFLNGGHQDIKKHLQEKMTEAATNLEYERAKEYRDQIFSIEAVMEKQKITNADLVDRDVFGFSYDKGWMCVQVFFVRQGKLIEREVSMFPFYQTAEEEFLTYVVHFYLQKNHPFPKEILLPSQIDIAVLMQLLQIKIFQPQRGLKKDLVKLATKNAKIALGEKFALIARDEERTIGAVEKLGVILNIATPYRIEAFDNSNIQGTDAVSAMVVFIDGKPAKKEYRKYKIKTVNGPDDYESMREVIRRRYTRVLKEGLPLPDLLIIDGGKGQIDAAKDILQNELGCFIPICGLSKDDKHRTSQLWIGDPPVLMELDHKSNEFYLLQRIQDEVHRFAITFHRQLRDKTMIKSVLDDIPGVGEKRKKALLKHFGSIKKIKEASVKEIQEAYIPEKVALTIKEHLENS, from the coding sequence ATGAATGATCAATTAACACATAAACTGTCTTTATTACCAGAGCAACCAGGATGTTACTTAATGAAAAATGTGCATGGTACGATTATTTATGTTGGAAAAGCAAAAAATTTACGAAATCGCGTCCGCTCTTATTTTACAGGAAGTCATGATGGCAAAACCCAACAACTCGTAAGTCAAATTGTTGACTTTGAATATATTATTACTTCTTCGGATGTAGAGGCATACTTATTAGAAATAAACTTAATTCAAAAGCACGATCCAAAATACAACATTTTGTTAAAAGATGATAAATCGTATCCATATATTAAAATTACGAATGAAAAACAGCCACGTTTAGTTATTACGCGAAAAGTGAAAAAAGATGGTGGAAAGTATTTTGGCCCTTATCCCAATGTGATGGCGGCGAATGAAACGAAAAAGTTGTTAGACCGTTTATATCCATTACGTAAATGTTCCAAAATCCCTACTAGAATTTGTTTATATTATCATATGGGACAATGTTTAGCCCCTTGTGTGAACGATGTGCAAAAAGAAGAAAATGATCAAATTATTCACGAAATTAGCCGATTTTTAAATGGTGGCCATCAAGATATAAAAAAGCATCTTCAAGAAAAAATGACGGAGGCAGCAACTAATTTAGAATATGAACGAGCAAAAGAATATCGCGATCAAATTTTTAGTATTGAAGCAGTCATGGAAAAACAAAAGATTACGAATGCTGATTTAGTAGACCGGGACGTATTCGGATTTTCTTATGATAAAGGTTGGATGTGTGTCCAAGTATTTTTCGTTCGACAAGGAAAATTGATTGAACGGGAAGTTTCGATGTTTCCTTTTTATCAAACAGCAGAAGAAGAATTTTTAACGTATGTCGTCCATTTTTATTTGCAAAAAAATCATCCATTCCCGAAAGAAATATTGCTTCCGAGTCAAATAGATATAGCCGTATTAATGCAATTATTGCAAATAAAAATTTTTCAACCACAACGAGGGTTAAAAAAAGACTTAGTAAAATTAGCAACAAAAAATGCAAAGATAGCATTAGGTGAAAAATTTGCCCTTATTGCTCGTGATGAAGAACGGACAATCGGTGCAGTTGAAAAGTTAGGAGTTATTTTAAATATTGCTACACCGTATCGTATTGAGGCTTTTGATAATTCTAATATTCAAGGGACAGACGCTGTAAGTGCAATGGTTGTTTTTATTGATGGAAAACCAGCCAAAAAAGAATATCGGAAATATAAAATTAAAACGGTAAACGGGCCCGATGATTACGAATCCATGAGAGAAGTAATTCGACGGCGGTATACGCGAGTGTTAAAAGAAGGGCTACCTCTGCCAGATTTATTGATTATTGATGGTGGGAAAGGGCAAATTGATGCAGCAAAAGATATACTACAAAACGAATTAGGATGTTTTATTCCGATTTGCGGGCTTTCTAAGGACGATAAACATCGCACGAGTCAGCTTTGGATAGGTGATCCGCCAGTGTTAATGGAGTTGGATCATAAAAGTAATGAATTTTATTTATTGCAACGAATACAAGATGAAGTACATCGTTTTGCAATTACGTTCCATCGTCAATTGCGTGACAAAACAATGATTAAATCGGTGCTCGATGATATCCCTGGTGTTGGGGAAAAACGTAAAAAAGCATTGTTAAAACATTTCGGTTCTATAAAAAAAATAAAAGAAGCATCTGTGAAGGAAATTCAAGAAGCCTATATACCAGAAAAAGTAGCGCTGACGATTAAAGAACATTTAGAAAATAGTTGA
- the trxA gene encoding thioredoxin: MAIVHATDATFQNEIKEGLVLVDFWATWCGPCKMIAPVLEELDKDLAGSAKIVKVDVDQNQGTAAQFGIMSIPTLVVFKNGEMVDKTVGFQPKESLAALLKKHQ, translated from the coding sequence ATGGCAATTGTACATGCGACAGACGCAACATTCCAAAACGAAATTAAAGAAGGGTTAGTACTAGTTGATTTTTGGGCAACTTGGTGCGGACCTTGTAAAATGATTGCTCCTGTATTAGAAGAGTTAGACAAAGACTTAGCAGGAAGCGCAAAAATCGTAAAAGTAGATGTAGACCAAAACCAAGGAACTGCAGCTCAATTTGGTATTATGAGTATCCCAACACTTGTAGTATTCAAAAACGGTGAAATGGTTGACAAAACTGTAGGTTTCCAACCTAAAGAATCATTAGCAGCATTACTTAAAAAACATCAATAA
- a CDS encoding ABC transporter ATP-binding protein, with translation MTAIQIEQLTKTYNHVPSVNGIDFSVQEGEIVALLGPSGCGKTTTLRMIAGLTMQSDGSIYFDQKKVDTIPAHKRNVGMVFQEYALFPHLNVEQNILFGVQKKKNKQEILENVLSFVALEGFEKRYPHELSGGQQQRVALARALAPSPSILLMDEPFSNLDEELKYTMRLEVKRILKQANITTIFVTHDQKDALAIADRIIIMNEGKIEQIGTPQHIYRYPETNFVAKFLTRANVLRAKQGFNQIESTIGVLPVKKVTEKTDGFIVIPRDGFTVSNDGAFQGIVTHSSFEGEYSELICDVNGEKMAMLFYGEAPCQVMETIQFHIKDYRFIAK, from the coding sequence GTGACAGCTATTCAGATAGAACAATTAACTAAAACATATAATCATGTGCCGTCTGTAAATGGGATTGATTTTTCGGTTCAAGAAGGGGAAATTGTTGCCCTGCTTGGACCGAGTGGATGCGGAAAAACAACAACCTTGCGTATGATTGCTGGGCTTACGATGCAATCAGATGGATCTATTTATTTTGATCAAAAAAAGGTAGATACTATTCCAGCACATAAACGAAACGTTGGGATGGTCTTTCAAGAATATGCATTATTTCCGCATTTAAACGTCGAACAAAATATTTTATTTGGTGTGCAAAAAAAGAAAAATAAACAAGAGATTTTAGAAAATGTATTGTCGTTTGTTGCTTTGGAAGGATTTGAAAAAAGGTATCCCCATGAGTTATCGGGGGGACAGCAGCAACGTGTAGCGTTAGCTCGAGCGCTTGCTCCTTCTCCGTCTATTTTATTAATGGATGAGCCTTTTAGTAATTTAGATGAAGAATTAAAATATACGATGCGCCTAGAAGTGAAGCGAATTTTAAAACAAGCAAATATTACGACTATTTTCGTCACGCATGACCAAAAAGATGCCCTAGCGATTGCAGATCGGATTATTATTATGAACGAAGGAAAGATTGAACAAATCGGGACACCGCAACATATTTATCGATATCCAGAAACAAATTTTGTTGCAAAATTTTTAACTAGGGCAAATGTATTACGTGCAAAACAAGGATTTAATCAAATTGAAAGTACCATCGGGGTATTACCGGTAAAAAAAGTAACAGAAAAAACGGATGGATTTATCGTCATTCCACGCGATGGATTTACGGTATCAAATGATGGTGCATTTCAAGGAATCGTTACTCATTCATCATTTGAGGGAGAGTATTCGGAACTAATCTGTGATGTAAATGGCGAAAAAATGGCGATGTTATTTTACGGAGAAGCCCCTTGTCAAGTGATGGAGACAATACAGTTTCACATCAAGGACTATCGTTTTATTGCGAAATGA
- a CDS encoding ABC transporter permease, with amino-acid sequence MMKKQHYKRQGMVLSSLVVITGLIMMIPFVYVFVRAIQAEPSRWKLLWDGKIPFLLEKTFTLTAVVTILAICIGVSLAFFVWRTNLPMHRFWNIAVSLPIVIPPYVGAMAYITLIGPGGLMESNIFDIYSFWGTVFVLTGFTYPYVYFVVSALLKKMNRSLEEVGIIAGLTKVQVFFKITLPLLLPAISAGGLLVALYVISDFGAVAMLRYPTFAQAIYFQMGSFDRYSAAILSVILIVATVLLLVLQVAIKRKMKFYQIGKGSKGNSRLMLGTGKWIAFGFTSFIFLLYTVAPIFTLLYWTYEAFQNGKIDIHFSQYAWNSFTVSFIAMILCILLAFPLVYVKSRYPNAIGKMVNVISYTGYALPGVIVALGVIFVFIQYVPWLYGTLVPLVVAYVIRFLPQNIQTLDASISQLPPSLDEAAQLLGRTPFQTMMGVVLKNMIPGILAGGSLVFVSVMKELPATLLLRPAGFDTLAVRVWIETSEGFYDVAAPSALVIILVAALPLKYMLEKE; translated from the coding sequence ATGATGAAAAAACAGCATTATAAACGACAAGGGATGGTTTTATCATCCCTTGTTGTTATTACTGGGCTAATTATGATGATTCCGTTTGTATATGTTTTTGTACGTGCAATTCAAGCGGAACCATCTAGATGGAAGTTATTATGGGATGGAAAAATTCCGTTTTTACTAGAAAAAACATTTACCTTAACAGCTGTTGTTACCATTTTAGCTATCTGTATCGGGGTAAGTCTTGCCTTTTTCGTTTGGCGAACGAATTTACCAATGCATCGATTTTGGAATATAGCCGTTTCTCTTCCTATTGTAATCCCTCCTTATGTGGGGGCAATGGCTTATATTACATTAATTGGTCCAGGTGGATTAATGGAAAGTAATATATTCGATATTTATTCTTTTTGGGGGACTGTCTTTGTCTTAACAGGATTTACATATCCATATGTTTATTTTGTTGTGAGTGCTCTCTTAAAGAAAATGAATCGAAGTTTAGAGGAAGTCGGTATTATTGCAGGGCTTACCAAAGTGCAAGTGTTTTTCAAAATTACATTACCACTGTTGCTTCCTGCCATAAGTGCAGGTGGATTGTTAGTTGCTTTGTATGTTATTAGTGATTTTGGAGCAGTTGCAATGTTACGTTATCCAACCTTTGCACAAGCGATTTATTTTCAAATGGGAAGTTTTGATCGATATAGCGCTGCCATTTTAAGTGTGATTTTAATTGTTGCCACAGTACTTTTATTAGTTTTGCAAGTGGCGATTAAACGAAAAATGAAATTTTATCAAATTGGCAAAGGAAGTAAAGGAAATAGTCGACTGATGTTAGGAACAGGAAAATGGATTGCATTTGGTTTTACGTCATTTATTTTTCTTTTGTATACGGTAGCACCTATTTTTACGTTGTTGTATTGGACGTATGAAGCATTCCAAAATGGGAAAATAGATATTCATTTTTCTCAATATGCATGGAATAGTTTTACGGTTTCGTTTATAGCGATGATACTTTGTATTCTTTTAGCATTTCCATTAGTGTATGTGAAAAGTCGCTATCCGAATGCAATTGGAAAAATGGTGAATGTCATTAGCTACACGGGGTATGCGTTACCAGGTGTGATTGTTGCATTAGGTGTCATTTTTGTATTCATTCAATATGTACCATGGTTATACGGTACGCTCGTTCCCCTTGTCGTCGCATATGTCATTCGTTTTTTACCACAAAATATTCAAACACTAGATGCAAGTATTTCGCAATTGCCACCTTCATTAGATGAAGCGGCCCAATTGCTCGGAAGAACACCTTTTCAAACAATGATGGGTGTTGTGCTAAAAAATATGATTCCAGGTATTTTAGCAGGTGGATCATTAGTATTTGTAAGTGTGATGAAAGAGTTGCCTGCTACGTTGTTATTAAGACCAGCAGGGTTTGATACACTAGCCGTCCGTGTCTGGATTGAAACGAGTGAAGGCTTTTATGATGTAGCTGCTCCAAGTGCATTAGTCATTATTTTAGTGGCGGCTTTACCGTTAAAATATATGCTTGAAAAGGAATAG
- a CDS encoding extracellular solute-binding protein produces MNIKRSFSMLLIFVLVLSLAACNTANESNEKTTSKVESKKTEKTEELVVYTTRKEEFVLPILEKFAKEQGIELKLLAGDETFVNRLMEEKANPQADLFISNDTGALEYLRLEGVLQGNDDKALKVIDEKYRAEDGSWVGLSARTRGFVYNKEKIQEKDLPQTMEQLIDEKYKGNYAITRGGNGSMIAHIAALSEEWGEDKTEKWLQTTSKNAGAITKGHTDIVQAVSNGEFDFGLVNNYYYHSAVAEGDEKIGFFYPDQGKDGIGAFVNAAGIGFIKGAKNEANAAEFIRYILEDKNLEQFTSVTKEVPLNPNVPTVKEAKPISEYQTMKMPLRDIGPVWNDAKQIIEKSGLPLEVQQ; encoded by the coding sequence ATGAATATTAAGAGGTCTTTTTCAATGTTATTGATTTTCGTTCTCGTTTTATCATTAGCTGCGTGTAATACAGCAAATGAGTCAAACGAAAAAACAACATCAAAAGTGGAAAGTAAAAAGACAGAAAAAACAGAGGAACTTGTTGTGTATACAACTCGTAAGGAAGAATTTGTTCTTCCTATTTTAGAGAAATTTGCGAAAGAGCAAGGAATTGAATTAAAGTTACTTGCTGGGGATGAAACATTTGTGAATCGTTTAATGGAAGAAAAAGCGAATCCACAAGCGGATTTATTTATTTCAAATGATACAGGAGCATTAGAATACTTACGCCTAGAAGGTGTATTACAAGGTAATGATGATAAAGCGTTAAAAGTAATTGATGAGAAGTATCGTGCAGAAGATGGTTCTTGGGTAGGATTATCAGCTCGTACTCGTGGATTTGTTTATAATAAAGAAAAAATTCAAGAAAAAGATTTACCACAAACAATGGAACAATTAATAGATGAAAAATATAAAGGTAACTATGCTATTACTCGTGGTGGAAATGGTTCGATGATTGCTCATATTGCAGCTCTTAGCGAAGAATGGGGAGAAGACAAAACGGAAAAATGGTTACAAACGACAAGCAAAAATGCAGGTGCAATTACGAAAGGCCATACAGATATCGTACAGGCAGTATCTAACGGAGAATTTGATTTTGGTTTAGTGAATAACTACTATTACCATAGTGCGGTTGCAGAAGGTGATGAAAAAATTGGATTCTTCTATCCAGACCAAGGAAAAGACGGAATCGGTGCTTTCGTAAATGCAGCAGGAATTGGATTCATTAAAGGGGCGAAAAATGAAGCAAATGCAGCAGAATTTATTCGTTACATTTTAGAAGATAAAAACTTAGAACAATTTACTTCGGTTACAAAAGAAGTACCATTAAATCCAAATGTACCAACTGTAAAAGAAGCAAAACCAATTTCAGAATATCAAACAATGAAAATGCCATTACGTGACATCGGCCCGGTATGGAACGACGCAAAACAAATCATTGAAAAATCTGGTTTACCACTAGAAGTACAACAATGA
- a CDS encoding electron transfer flavoprotein subunit alpha/FixB family protein: MSKKVLVIGEARDGALRNVSFEAVAAGKTIADGGEVIAVILGESVNAYANEMIAYGADRAIVVEDAALKNYTTDAYIQALLQVMEEEDAEGIVFGHTAIGKDISPRLAAKLEVGLISDVTEIEDATTFVRPIYSGKAFEKKSVEDGVVMITIRPNNITPLEKDESRSGDVTAFSAEIKDLRTIVKEVVRKTTEGVDLSEAKVVVAGGRGVKSEEGFEPLKELANLLGGAVGASRGACDAEYCDYSLQIGQTGKVVTPDLYIACGISGAIQHLAGMSNSKIIVAINKDPEAEIFNVADYGIVGDLFEVVPLLTQEIKQLLGK, from the coding sequence ATGTCTAAAAAAGTATTAGTAATCGGCGAAGCACGTGACGGTGCATTAAGAAACGTATCTTTTGAAGCTGTAGCAGCAGGAAAAACAATCGCTGACGGTGGTGAAGTGATAGCAGTAATACTTGGTGAAAGTGTTAATGCTTATGCAAATGAAATGATTGCTTACGGTGCAGACCGTGCCATTGTGGTAGAAGATGCAGCGTTAAAAAATTATACAACAGATGCTTATATACAAGCATTATTACAAGTAATGGAAGAAGAAGATGCAGAAGGAATTGTTTTTGGTCATACAGCAATCGGGAAAGATATCTCTCCTCGTCTTGCAGCTAAATTAGAAGTGGGTCTTATTTCAGATGTAACAGAAATTGAAGACGCAACAACATTTGTTCGTCCAATCTATTCTGGTAAAGCGTTTGAGAAAAAATCTGTTGAAGATGGCGTTGTAATGATTACAATTCGTCCAAACAACATTACGCCACTTGAAAAAGACGAATCACGTTCTGGTGATGTAACAGCATTTTCAGCTGAAATTAAAGACCTTCGCACAATCGTAAAAGAAGTTGTTCGTAAAACAACAGAAGGTGTGGACCTTTCAGAAGCAAAAGTAGTCGTTGCAGGTGGCCGTGGGGTGAAAAGCGAAGAAGGCTTTGAACCTTTAAAAGAGCTTGCTAACTTACTAGGTGGAGCTGTAGGTGCTTCTCGTGGTGCTTGTGACGCTGAATATTGTGATTATTCATTACAAATCGGTCAAACAGGTAAAGTGGTAACACCTGATCTTTACATCGCTTGTGGTATTTCTGGAGCAATCCAACACTTAGCTGGTATGTCTAACTCTAAAATTATCGTAGCTATTAATAAAGATCCAGAAGCGGAAATCTTTAATGTAGCAGACTACGGTATCGTTGGTGACCTTTTTGAAGTCGTACCATTATTAACACAAGAAATCAAACAATTATTAGGTAAATAA